The following are from one region of the Oncorhynchus kisutch isolate 150728-3 unplaced genomic scaffold, Okis_V2 Okis03b-Okis08b_hom, whole genome shotgun sequence genome:
- the LOC116359589 gene encoding dual specificity mitogen-activated protein kinase kinase 5-like, with product MLLLVLNNFCAMDTEGIEIRIKTPVGDMDSSVDCPSLLSFNDLLVAIRDVMPETTITAFEYEDEVGDRITVRSDEELKAMLSYYCNNVKEQRMNGLLPEPLQIFPRGMLCVCVF from the exons ATGCTTCTACTTGTTTTAAATAACTTCTGCGCTATGGACACCGAGGGAATAGAGATCCGTATAAAGACTCCCGTCGGGGATATGGACTCATCCGTGGACTGCCCATCACTTTTGAGCTTCAATGACTTGTTG GTCGCTATAAGGGATGTCATGCCCGAAACCACAATCACTGCGTTTGAAT ATGAGGATGAGGTGGGCGATAGAATCACTGTGAGGAGTGATGAAGAACTCAAAGCCATGTTGTCATAT tactGCAATAATGTGAAGGAGCAGCGGATGAATGGCCTACTGCCTGAGCCTCTCCAGATATTTCCTCgaggtatgttgtgtgtgtgtgtgttctga